One genomic region from Fimbriimonadaceae bacterium encodes:
- a CDS encoding sugar phosphate isomerase/epimerase — MLLKSLNYWSVPGGLEGTLDVFNFLQTAKEHRFDAVEVAIGEAGSAFGTDATEARCKEVLAEAERLGVKVASTASGLYWGRNLADTDAALSAQAADDLKKMLQITQWLGCRTLLTIPGAVDVFFMPERGVNSYDGVWDRATVGIRAALPTAEACGVRMGIENVWNKFLVSPMEMASFIDQFDSPWVGAYVDVGNVLPFGYGEQWLRILGERVVGIHFKDFRKAVGNLDGFVDLLEGDVNWPEVMAAIGEIGYDGPLVAEMIPYYAHYPMVRIANTSNAMDAIMGRGFRS; from the coding sequence ATGCTGTTAAAATCTCTCAATTACTGGTCTGTGCCAGGTGGCCTCGAAGGCACACTCGACGTTTTCAATTTCCTTCAAACTGCAAAAGAACACCGCTTCGACGCTGTTGAAGTGGCGATCGGCGAGGCCGGGTCCGCTTTCGGCACGGATGCGACCGAGGCGCGATGCAAGGAGGTTCTTGCTGAGGCCGAACGCCTTGGCGTGAAGGTCGCGAGCACGGCGAGCGGGCTCTATTGGGGCCGCAACCTCGCCGACACCGATGCCGCGCTCAGCGCTCAGGCTGCCGACGATCTGAAGAAGATGCTCCAGATCACACAGTGGCTGGGCTGCCGGACGCTCCTCACCATCCCCGGCGCGGTGGACGTTTTCTTCATGCCCGAGCGCGGCGTGAACAGCTATGACGGAGTTTGGGATCGGGCTACGGTGGGCATCCGCGCCGCCCTCCCGACCGCGGAGGCGTGCGGCGTGCGTATGGGGATCGAGAACGTCTGGAACAAGTTCTTGGTCAGCCCGATGGAGATGGCGAGCTTTATCGACCAGTTCGACAGTCCCTGGGTGGGCGCTTATGTGGATGTCGGCAATGTGCTTCCGTTCGGCTATGGCGAACAGTGGCTGCGGATATTGGGCGAGCGCGTGGTCGGAATTCACTTTAAGGATTTTCGCAAAGCGGTCGGCAATCTCGACGGCTTTGTCGATCTTCTGGAAGGGGATGTTAACTGGCCAGAAGTGATGGCGGCGATAGGGGAGATCGGCTATGACGGGCCGCTCGTCGCAGAGATGATCCCTTACTATGCGCACTATCCGATGGTGCGTATCGCCAACACCTCTAACGCGATGGATGCGATCATGGGTCGGGGTTTCCGAAGTTGA
- a CDS encoding Gfo/Idh/MocA family oxidoreductase, with translation MSMRFGVVGWGLRKHLPILMHRPEDGFVLAALADPSEEAQADFKSKTNDSVFLTADYRDLLDKGLDALFILSPDWLHEEQAIACLQAGVPVYLEKPMAITVEGCDRILEAAKQHNTKLYVGHNMRHFGMVRKMREWIQAGYIGEVKTAWCRHFISYGGEAYYRDWHADRTQSTGLLLQKGAHDIDVLHWLCGGYAKRVTAMGSLMVYGDITDRQEPGEKANVTIRPTWPPSSLSKLNPVVDVEDVSMMLMELDNGVLASYQQCHFAPDAWRNYTIIGSRGRIENFGDAPGSSVVRLWETSRLGYAEHGDLEYRQPPAVGPHGGSDQAILDEFVNYLTHDAPTDTSPIAARMAVAAGFAATESLRNDSVPVEIC, from the coding sequence TTGAGTATGCGTTTTGGCGTGGTGGGGTGGGGTCTGCGGAAGCACCTACCCATCTTGATGCATCGCCCCGAAGATGGCTTTGTACTGGCAGCGTTGGCGGATCCGAGTGAAGAGGCCCAAGCCGACTTTAAGTCCAAAACAAACGACTCTGTTTTTCTTACCGCTGATTATCGCGATCTGCTGGATAAGGGGCTGGATGCCCTCTTTATCCTGTCGCCCGACTGGCTGCACGAGGAGCAGGCCATCGCCTGCTTACAGGCGGGCGTTCCGGTTTATCTGGAGAAGCCGATGGCGATTACGGTTGAGGGGTGCGACCGGATTCTTGAGGCCGCCAAGCAGCACAACACCAAGCTGTACGTGGGCCACAACATGCGCCACTTTGGGATGGTTCGCAAGATGCGTGAGTGGATTCAGGCAGGGTACATCGGCGAGGTGAAGACGGCTTGGTGCCGACACTTTATCAGCTATGGCGGCGAGGCTTACTATCGGGATTGGCATGCAGACCGCACCCAGTCCACTGGGCTCTTGCTGCAAAAGGGCGCGCACGATATTGACGTTTTGCACTGGCTCTGCGGCGGCTACGCCAAGCGCGTGACGGCGATGGGGTCGCTAATGGTTTATGGCGATATCACCGACCGGCAGGAGCCTGGCGAGAAGGCCAACGTCACGATTCGTCCGACCTGGCCCCCGTCCTCGCTGTCGAAGCTCAATCCCGTGGTGGACGTGGAGGATGTGAGCATGATGCTGATGGAGTTGGACAACGGGGTGCTTGCCAGCTATCAGCAGTGTCACTTTGCGCCCGATGCGTGGAGGAACTATACGATCATCGGTTCGCGCGGGCGGATTGAGAATTTTGGGGATGCTCCGGGGTCTTCGGTCGTCCGGCTGTGGGAGACATCAAGGCTGGGCTATGCCGAGCATGGCGATCTGGAGTATCGGCAGCCTCCGGCGGTTGGGCCGCATGGAGGGTCGGACCAGGCGATCCTGGATGAGTTTGTGAATTACCTGACGCACGACGCGCCGACGGATACCTCTCCGATTGCGGCGAGGATGGCGGTCGCGGCGGGCTTTGCGGCA